The nucleotide window GATAAAGGTGCCATTCGCTGAGCTAGGGAGCAGGGTAGAGggtggctggggagaggggggtgcagaggggatGGGAAGAAATGGATATGTTGAATTTGTGGTATTACACAGGTATTTCTGGAATTTGccagagaagaagaaactgaagctaaAAGGTGATATCAGGTCCATGAAGTACCTAGGAGCACTCAGTGCTCAACAGATTCAAGCTTTTATTGTTATGCTGTAATTGTTCTCTCACGATTACTCTTTTAAGTATTAATGCTGCATTTAGCATAGTCAGATGTGAAAGGAGTTATTCATTCCCTAAGAAAATGACCTTAACCCTCTGGCCTCTCTGTAGCCTGATTCAGTCGCTGATGGAAAAGGAACAGAGACTCCTTGTTTTACAAGAAGCTGACTCTGTTCGACAACAGGAGCTGAGCTCCCTGCGCCAGGACATGCAGGAGTCccaggaagggcagaaagagctCAGCACCCAGGTACTTCCCATGCTGCCCGGGGCGCCATTCCTTGGTGGAGGCCTCCTCCTAGAGTGCGGAAGGCTGTTGTTCAGGATCATCTCATAAGAGGACGGTTCTCTTGTTCCATTGTACAAGGTGTGCTGGGACCTCAGCAGCCCTGGCAGGAGGTGCAAGTCAGAACTGGGCAGGCTGGGGGCTTGAGAACCTGACCCAGAGTTGAGAACAGAACCTGGTGCCCAAAGGGGTGGAGCTCACATAGGCCTAGTCCAAGCATGGGTACATCTAAGTGTGCTTGGTCAGCTTGGCAAGACACAGCAGTGGAACAGGTCATTAAACAGATCTGGGAGGCAGCAGCAAGAAAATTTCAGGATTCAGTCTGCTCATAACCCCAGACCTTGGACACAGAGGGAAAAACTAAGCCGgtcagagatagaaagtagaccAGAGCAATGAAAGACCAGGTCCAGTCATTAGACAGTGCTGGATTTGCTCCCAGCAATCCTGCTTCTAGGTTACATGGACATTCGTTTCTTCATCCATCAGACAAGAATAACTCTTAGCCACTATAGAAATGTGTGGTGTCAGAACACAGTAGGCATTTTATAAATAGTAGTCATCATTATTGTGACTAGTCTTCTTTGGGCTGAGTGTCAGGGTTTCAGGCAGAGTTCTGATTGTAGCAGGGAGTTGGCATTGCTACCAGGGGAACTAGGGCCACAGCCCATTTGCATCACCTAGGCCCATGTGTCAGGAGTCAGTTGGTGGACAAACAGGTCAGATTGAGAGTAACACTCATTCCAGAGCCTTCCTTTCTGCTGGAGAGCTGATCAAGGCCCTGATCAAGGTGAGCATAGGCTGGGGAGGGTCTGATGAGAAGGTGTCCACTCCTGCTTAGAGTGATGACACTTCCTTCCTGGCAGGTGGAATTACTGAAGCAGGAGGTGAAGGAAAAGGAGGCTGACTTTCTGGCTCAGGAAGCACAACTGCTGGAGGAGCTGGAGACATCTCAAGTAACAGAGCAGCGGCTGCGAGCTTCTTTGCGGGCCCTGGAAGCCAAGGCAGCCCAAGTCCAGCTGCGACTGCGCAGCACAGAGAACCAGTTGGCAGCTCTGGTGGCAGAGCAGCAGCCGGGgcaccaggcccaggcccagctggcCAGCCTCTGTTCTGTCCTGCAGCAGGCCTTGGGGTTTGCTTGTGAGAGCAGGCCTGAGCTGCGTGGCGGGGGAGACTCTGCTTCCCTCTGGGGCCCCGAGCCAGGTAAGCCGGCAACCCAAGGACTCAGTCCTTTGGCCAAAGCCAGGCCTGTTTCCCTTGGGGGGAGAAAGAAGGGGCCTCTGGTTCCTTAGGCAGTATTGCATCAAGGCTAAGGCCACAGACTCTGGAATTCAATCAGAGTCTAAACCCCTGCTCTGCCATTTGCTAGATGTgtacttgggcaagtcacctatCCTCTctaagcttgatttttttttttttttttttttgagagagagagaaagagagcttgtGCACACAAATGTGAGCTCACTCgtgtgcaagcaggggaggggcagaggaagagggagagagagtcttaaacagactccccacagagctcagagcctgacatggggctcgatctcacaaccctgagaccatgacctgagcttaaccaactacaccacccaggcacccccatctcaGGATTTTTCTAAGGGGTTAATACGATTACATAAGTAAAATAGGTCACACAGTTCCTGGCATTTACTAAATGCCTAACAAATGATAACTAGCATTATCTAGTGCCCACCATAGCTCCTGGCACATAGGAACACAGAAAGTTCACGACGAATGAACTGCTCGAAGGCGTTCTTTGGGGACAGGAGGGATCCGTAGGAAGGCCATGGCCAGATCTGGGGAGGTTTGGCTGTTTCTTTCATAGTGAAGCCAAGTGAGgatgtgttttctcatttttttcagacCAGAATGGAACTGGGATCCTCCTTAAGAGAGGGCCCCTCCTGACAGCTCTGTCAGCTGAGGCAGTGGCATCTGCCCTCCAGAAACTTCACCAAGACCTATGGAAGACTCAGCAGGCCCGGGTATGATGCTATGCTCTCCTTCCTTGAACTCTTCACTCCCTGGCAGAGGACTCATGAAGCAGTTTGAGCTGTTTTATTCCCAAAATGAAGTTGGGATGAGTTCCACCCCAACACTCTCTACCTGGGCAAGGATGAGCATGGCATTTGGTTTCCTGGGCCTGGGTTTCACTAGCCAACTGAGGCAAACCATGCCTGCCTTGGGGTTGTGAGgagggtagggagggagggatcTGAGTGGGCTCTGAACTAGAAAAGCCTGGAGAAATGAGGGATATTGTTATGTATCATTTTCCCTTTAGCTCTGATTTATTTATGCTTGGTGCCAGTACCTCCAAGAAAAACCCGACAAAACTGGGGACCACTAAGATTTGAGGTTGCCATTTATAGATTGAACTAAATGTCCCGTAAATTCCACCTCTCAGTGAACCAATCATTCAATAAAAATTGAATGCCACCTATATGCCAGCCTTATGAGCTGATGGTATGGGAAGGAGAAAGACCAGGTTTCCACCCTCGAGAAGGCTGAGGAAGGAAACTGAATTCTAAAATAAGCAGAACTGATAGAATTAATCGGATCAATAACAGATGTAAATAGTGATAATAGGAGGAAGGGACAATTCATTCTTACTTGGGGAGGGTCACAGGGAAGGAAGAAGTGACCTTTGAGCTGAGCTTTGAAGTTGGAATTTGGGGGGAGAACTGACCCTGAGCTCAGCAGGGTCAGACAGGGATTCTAGGCTCCAGTCAGTTGGAGCAGAGCCTGTCATCACTCCAGAGAGCCACCTAGGAATAGATCCACAGGGCAGACCCCACAGAAGCTGAAGGGGAGGAGCGGGGTGCTTGGGTCCGGAGCTGGGGTAGTTTTGTGGAAGATGAGGAGCTTAACCTCACCCTACCTTTCCCAGGATGATCTGCGGGAACAGGCCCTGAAGCTGGAACAGCGTCTCACTGATACAGAGGCCGAGAAGAGTCAGGTCTGCACAGAATTGCAGGATTTGCAGAGACAACTCTCCCAGAACCAGGAAGGTGAGAAGCTCAAGGCAGGCAGGGAGGTTTGGAGGGAAGACAGAGGAGATGCCGAAGTCCAGAAGGGGCAGCTGCTCTTTACTGCTCGCTCACAACTGTGAGAAGCTACTTAGAGACCTTTCCAAAGGGGTGATGACTATTTTTCTGTTTCGAGGGCCATTctggaaggagggagacagaggaggacaGAGTAGCTGAAGTGAGGGAAGTTCCTGGCTAGGCTCCTACTTTCTCTGTCCACAGATTTAAAAACTAGCTACCTAGGGCCAGGAATGTGAGAAGGTTATAAAATTCTGTCTTTTGTCATTTATCCACGGTAACTTTTGTCATTTCCAACTATGTCGTCAAAATTATTAACCTTTGACAGCCCAAGGATTATGGGCTTGTTTGGGAGATAGCAAAGTGTGAGGATCTAAGGAGAATGTCCCCCTACCGCAGCCAAGTGTATGGGTGGTgactacttggaaaaaaaaagagagggagggtcTTGGGGGCCAAGGCTCCATTGTAGAAGAGAAGAGGACAGCTTGGGGAGGGAGTCTGGGCCTTGAAAATATCCCAGAGGGCTCCCTGAGAGCTGGGTTCTGGTGCATTTTTCAGAAATGAGGGGGCAGCCAATAGAGTAACACCAGTCCCTAGGAACCTCTGCAAATCATAGAACTGGAAACTAGAAAGGACCTCCAATGTCCTCTAGTTCACCCCTGCCTGGAACTCAGGGTTGGCGATCTCTACGTGATCAGGGTGAGGCAGTGTTGGGAGGATAGTCAGGCAAGTGCTGGCACTGGGCAGCAGACACAGATGCGAGCGCGGATGCTGCAAGGAGCCTAGACAACTAGGAACAGCTGGCAGATGGGTGACAGGTCTGCGAAATGATGTAATTCTCTCCTTCTTAGCCTTCTTCCCCTTTGATTCTGTTCCTCACCATCCTTCTGCCTCTATATCCCTCTTTTCCTCTACTCTTAACTCTGGGCCCTGCTCTTCCACCTTCTCTCTTCCCAAAGAGAAATCCaagtgggaaggaaaacagatctCCCTGGAATCTGAGCTGACTGAACTGCATGGAACTGTGGCATCATTACAGAGTCGTCTACAGCAAGCAGAGCTGCAGGGACTAGAGGCCCAGGTGAGGTGGCCCTGATCTGGGGGAGGGGATTTCTTCAGGAGGAACCCTCGGGCCAGGCTCCAGACCACCTCGGCTTATGGTCATAACCCATCCATATGTCATGTCCAACGTCCTTCAGCAAAGGTCTATTTCCCTGGCTGTCTCCCTGTCCCTGAGGCCCGTTAGGAAGGCCCCGGTGAGTTTTTCTGAACTGAGGTAGAAATTTTTGTCCCTTGTCCCGAAAGACCAGAATCTGGGATGGCTCGTTTGTATCAGGCTTTCTTCTCTGGGCCTAACAGAGCCCTGGAATGTTGTGGGGATGATTTCTTATGGTATCAGCTTACCTGGAATGCACCAGTTCTTTTTGTTACTCCTTGACGGGGCTGTGCCACAGAGTAAGGAAACGGAGGGCCTGAGCTGGGGTGACAGTATCAAGGAAGCGTAGCCTAAGGCGATTTTTGCATCTTGTTTCCCAGAATGAGCGAAAGCTACTGCAGGCAGCCAAGGAGAGCCTGACAGCCCAGGTGGAACGTTTGCAGGTATCTGTGGCAGAAGCCAGGGCTCAGGCTGGTGCCACCAGGGCTCTGGAGGAGGACTTGAGAACTGCTCGCTCAGCCCTGAAACTCAAGAGTGAGGAAGCAGAGACCGAGCGTGAGCGGGCCCAGGCTCTGCAGGAGCAGGGCGAGCTGAAGGTGGCCCAAGGGAAGGCTCTGCAGGAGAATTTAGCTATCCTGGCTCAGACTCTATCCGaaagagaaggggaggtggaggctTTGCGGGGAAGTATTCAGGAACTGGAGAAACAACGGGAGATGCAAAAGGCTACTTTGGAAGCTCTGTCTCTGGACCTGAAGAAGAAGAGTGAAGAGGTAGATGTGCAACAAGAACAGATCCAGGAGCTGGAGAAGTGCAGGTCCCTTTTAGAAGATCTGCCTCTGGCCATGCAGGAACAAGAGCAGAGGCTGGTTGCACAGAGGGAGCAAATCCAAGAGCTCGAGAAGGATCGAGAGACCCAGAGGAACATCTTGGAGCATCAGCTTCTCGAACTTGAGAAGAAGGCCCAAATGATAGAGTCCCAGAAAGGAGAGATTCAGGACCTGAAGAAGCAGCTGGTTACTCTGGAATGCCTGGCTCTGGAACGAGAGGAAAACCATCACAAGATGGAGTGCCAACAGAAGGCAATCGAGGAGctggagggccagagggaaatgCAGAGAGTAGCTCTGACCCACCTCACACTGGACCTGGAAGAAAAGAGCCAGGAGCTGCAGGCCCAGAGCAGTCAGATCGACAAGCTGGAGAGCCATAGCACCCTTCTGGCGAAAGAGCTCCAGGACAAGGACCAGGAGCTGAAGTCCCAGCAAGAACAGATCGAGGAGctgcagaggcagaaggagcgTCTGGCTCAGGACCTAGAGAGGAGGGACCAGGACGTGGTGCTCCAGAGGGAAAGGATTCGGGTCCTAGAAGACCAGAGGACGCTGCAGACCAAGATCCTGCAGGAGGACCTGGGACAGATCAAGCTGTCCTTGAGAGAGCGAGGCCGGGAGCTGGCTTCCCAGAGGCCACCGATGCAGGAGcgggcagaggaagggaagggccaGAGTAAAGCCCAGCGCGGGAGCCTGGAGCACCTGAAGCTGATCCTGCGTGACAAGGAGAGGGAGGTAGAATGCCAGCAGGAACGCATCCAGGAACTGAAGGAGTATAAGGATCAGCTGGAGCAGCAGCTCCAGGGCCTACACAGGAAGGCAGGGGAGACTGGCCTCCTCCTGACTCAGCGAGAGCAGGAGATAGTGGTCCTGCAGCGGCATCTGCAGGAAGCCGCAGAACAGGGGGAGCTGAAAGAGCGGTCACTTCAGGGTCACCTGGAAGAGGCCCAGAGAGCCCTGGCCCAGAGGGACCAGGAGCTCGAGGCCCTGCAGCACCAACAGCagcaggccctggggcaggaggagactAGGAAGGAAGAGGCAAGCACCCTGCAGAGGGCTCTGGAGCAGGCCCACACGGCGCTGAAAGAGCGCCAGGGAGAGCTTGAGGACCACAAGGAGCATGTGCGAAGGCTCCAGGAGGAGCTGGCCGTGGAGGGACGGCGTGTGCAGgccctggaggaggtggtgggtgACCTAAGGGCTGAGTCTCGGGAGCAGGAGGAGGCTTTGCTGGCCCTCCAGCAACAGGGTGCCGAGCGGGCACAGGAGCATGAGGCGGAGGTCGGGGGCCTGCGGGCCAGCCTCCTGCAGGCAGAGACTGCACTCAAGGAACGGGACCTGGCGCTGGAGGCCCTGCGAGCCGATGGCCGGGCCTCCCAGCTTCGGGAGGAGACAGCCCGGGACTGGGCCCAAGCTCTGCAGGAGGCCCTGAGCAAGGCCCAGGCTGCTGTGCAGGAGAAAGAGCAGCGGCTGCTGGGTCAAGCAGAGTTGAGCCGCAGCCTGGAGACCAGCACCGCCACTTTGCAGGCTGCCCTGGACTCTTGCCAGGCACAAGCCCGGCAGCTGGAGGAGGCTCTGAGGAGGCGAGAGGACGAGATCCAGGACCGGGACCTCCGGCACCAGGAGGCCGTGCAGCAGCTCCAGCGGGCACTTGCCCAGAGAGATGAAGAATTGAGCCATCAGAAGAGACAGGGGCAGCTGCTAGAGCAGTCTCTGGCCCGGAGGGCCCGAGAAGATGCCATCCAAGGGAAGCCAGGTCCggagcaggagaaagaggaagagatgagagGCCTTCGAGAAAGCCTAAGGGAGTTGCAGCTGACTCTAGCCCAAAAGGAAGAGGAGAtcctggggctgagggaggccCAGCAAAGGAAGAATCTGGAGGACTCACTGCACAGCCACACAGCGCCCCCAGAGCCCTCTACAGACTTTGCCACCTTAGGGCCCAGGCTGCAGCAGGAGCTGGAGCGACTGCAGACAGCACTGAGGCTAACTGAGGCCAGGGAGATTGAGTGGAGGGAGAAGGCCCAGGACTTGGCACTGTCCCTGGCCCAGAGCAAGGCTAGCGTCAGCAGTTTGCAGGAGGCAGCCATGTTCCTACAGGCCTCTGTTCTGGAGCGGGACTTGGAACAGCAGAGGCTGCAGGTGAGTCACCCCATGAATCATAACAGCAGGGAGGGTGCAGAGCCCAGTTTGGCTGAGCTCAGGCGCTGCCCACCACCCTGGGCTTATGGCACCTCAGGGTGTGAGAGAGCGGAGATAAGTGGAATCCAGGGTAGTGTGCTAGTCTGGGGGGATATGGAGAAAGTAAGACAGCCACGGTTCCTGCCCTCGTAGAGCTTCTAATC belongs to Canis lupus familiaris isolate Mischka breed German Shepherd chromosome 24, alternate assembly UU_Cfam_GSD_1.0, whole genome shotgun sequence and includes:
- the CEP250 gene encoding centrosome-associated protein CEP250 isoform X9; translated protein: METRGPGLNNMKPQSLQLVLEEQVLALQQQMAENQAASWRKLKNSQEAQQRQATLVRKLQAKVLQYRTWCQELEKQLEATGGPTPQRWESMEEPDLEQLLVRLEEEQQRCESLAEVNTQLRLHMEKADMVNKALREDVENLTVDWSRARDELRRKESQWQMEQEFFKGYLKGEHGRLLGLWREVVTFRRHFLEMKSATDRDLTELKAEHVKLSGSLLTCCLRLTVGTQSRESDGSGRRDGSEPTQLLLLLTKTQELEKEAHERSQELIQLKSRGDLEKAELQDQVTELSALLIQARKQNEEYEKMLGALRETVEILETNHAELMEHEASLSKNAQEEKLSLQQVIRDITQVLVMVEEGDSMTQGCGRDSSLELDPSGLSSQFDSQDPDKALTLVRSVVTQRRQAVQDLRQQLSACQEAMSSLRQQHNQWEEEGEALRQRLQKLTGERDTLAGQTSDLQGEVESLSKERELLQKTREELQQQLEVLEQEAWRLRRTNMELQLQGDSVQGEKEEQQEELHLAVRERERLQETLASLEAKQSESLSELIILREALESCHLEGELLRQEQTEVTAALARAEQSVAELSSSENSLKAEVADLRAATIKLSTLNEALALDKVGLNQQLLQLEQENQSVCHRMEATEQARNALQLGLAEAERSREALQEKNTHLEAQLQKAEERGAELQADLRAIQDEKEEIQEKLSEISSSQARHQQETALAQLDQLRQETKRQEEVLAREVQEKETLVRERAALEVRLQAVERDRQDLAEQLLGLSSAKEQLESTLFEAQQQNSLVEVTKGQLEVQIQTVIRAKEVIQGEVRCLKLELDSERNRAEQERETAARRLAQAEQEGQTALQQQKSAHEEEVNRLQEKWEKERSWHQQELDKALESLEKEKMELETRLREQQAEAEAIRTQREEERAEAESALCQMQLETEKERVSLLETLLQTQKELADASQQLERLRQDMKVQKLKEQETTQILQTQLREARGELEQAAQQNRDDLVAVQEECGALLQAKMDLQKRVEELKSQLVSRDDSRRLVEQEVQEKLREAQEYSRIQKELEREKASLIQSLMEKEQRLLVLQEADSVRQQELSSLRQDMQESQEGQKELSTQVELLKQEVKEKEADFLAQEAQLLEELETSQVTEQRLRASLRALEAKAAQVQLRLRSTENQLAALVAEQQPGHQAQAQLASLCSVLQQALGFACESRPELRGGGDSASLWGPEPDQNGTGILLKRGPLLTALSAEAVASALQKLHQDLWKTQQARDDLREQALKLEQRLTDTEAEKSQVCTELQDLQRQLSQNQEEKSKWEGKQISLESELTELHGTVASLQSRLQQAELQGLEAQNERKLLQAAKESLTAQVERLQVSVAEARAQAGATRALEEDLRTARSALKLKSEEAETERERAQALQEQGELKVAQGKALQENLAILAQTLSEREGEVEALRGSIQELEKQREMQKATLEALSLDLKKKSEEVDVQQEQIQELEKCRSLLEDLPLAMQEQEQRLVAQREQIQELEKDRETQRNILEHQLLELEKKAQMIESQKGEIQDLKKQLVTLECLALEREENHHKMECQQKAIEELEGQREMQRVALTHLTLDLEEKSQELQAQSSQIDKLESHSTLLAKELQDKDQELKSQQEQIEELQRQKERLAQDLERRDQDVVLQRERIRVLEDQRTLQTKILQEDLGQIKLSLRERGRELASQRPPMQERAEEGKGQSKAQRGSLEHLKLILRDKEREVECQQERIQELKEYKDQLEQQLQGLHRKAGETGLLLTQREQEIVVLQRHLQEAAEQGELKERSLQGHLEEAQRALAQRDQELEALQHQQQQALGQEETRKEEASTLQRALEQAHTALKERQGELEDHKEHVRRLQEELAVEGRRVQALEEVVGDLRAESREQEEALLALQQQGAERAQEHEAEVGGLRASLLQAETALKERDLALEALRADGRASQLREETARDWAQALQEALSKAQAAVQEKEQRLLGQAELSRSLETSTATLQAALDSCQAQARQLEEALRRREDEIQDRDLRHQEAVQQLQRALAQRDEELSHQKRQGQLLEQSLARRAREDAIQGKPGPEQEKEEEMRGLRESLRELQLTLAQKEEEILGLREAQQRKNLEDSLHSHTAPPEPSTDFATLGPRLQQELERLQTALRLTEAREIEWREKAQDLALSLAQSKASVSSLQEAAMFLQASVLERDLEQQRLQGVICSTP
- the CEP250 gene encoding centrosome-associated protein CEP250 isoform X7 — encoded protein: METRGPGLNNMKPQSLQLVLEEQVLALQQQMAENQAASWRKLKNSQEAQQRQATLVRKLQAKVLQYRTWCQELEKQLEATGGPTPQRWESMEEPDLEQLLVRLEEEQQRCESLAEVNTQLRLHMEKADMVNKALREDVENLTVDWSRARDELRRKESQWQMEQEFFKGYLKGEHGRLLGLWREVVTFRRHFLEMKSATDRDLTELKAEHVKLSGSLLTCCLRLTVGTQSRESDGSGRRDGSEPTQLLLLLTKTQELEKEAHERSQELIQLKSRGDLEKAELQDQVTELSALLIQARKQNEEYEKMLGALRETVEILETNHAELMEHEASLSKNAQEEKLSLQQVIRDITQVLVMVEEGDSMTQGCGRDSSLELDPSGLSSQFDSQDPDKALTLVRSVVTQRRQAVQDLRQQLSACQEAMSSLRQQHNQWEEEGEALRQRLQKLTGERDTLAGQTSDLQGEVESLSKERELLQKTREELQQQLEVLEQEAWRLRRTNMELQLQGDSVQGEKEEQQEELHLAVRERERLQETLASLEAKQSESLSELIILREALESCHLEGELLRQEQTEVTAALARAEQSVAELSSSENSLKAEVADLRAATIKLSTLNEALALDKVGLNQQLLQLEQENQSVCHRMEATEQARNALQLGLAEAERSREALQEKNTHLEAQLQKAEERGAELQADLRAIQDEKEEIQEKLSEEKERSWHQQELDKALESLEKEKMELETRLREQQAEAEAIRTQREEERAEAESALCQMQLETEKERVSLLETLLQTQKELADASQQLERLRQDMKVQKLKEQETTQILQTQLREARGELEQAAQQNRDDLVAVQEECGALLQAKMDLQKRVEELKSQLVSRDDSRRLVEQEVQEKLREAQEYSRIQKELEREKASLIQSLMEKEQRLLVLQEADSVRQQELSSLRQDMQESQEGQKELSTQVELLKQEVKEKEADFLAQEAQLLEELETSQVTEQRLRASLRALEAKAAQVQLRLRSTENQLAALVAEQQPGHQAQAQLASLCSVLQQALGFACESRPELRGGGDSASLWGPEPDQNGTGILLKRGPLLTALSAEAVASALQKLHQDLWKTQQARDDLREQALKLEQRLTDTEAEKSQVCTELQDLQRQLSQNQEEKSKWEGKQISLESELTELHGTVASLQSRLQQAELQGLEAQNERKLLQAAKESLTAQVERLQVSVAEARAQAGATRALEEDLRTARSALKLKSEEAETERERAQALQEQGELKVAQGKALQENLAILAQTLSEREGEVEALRGSIQELEKQREMQKATLEALSLDLKKKSEEVDVQQEQIQELEKCRSLLEDLPLAMQEQEQRLVAQREQIQELEKDRETQRNILEHQLLELEKKAQMIESQKGEIQDLKKQLVTLECLALEREENHHKMECQQKAIEELEGQREMQRVALTHLTLDLEEKSQELQAQSSQIDKLESHSTLLAKELQDKDQELKSQQEQIEELQRQKERLAQDLERRDQDVVLQRERIRVLEDQRTLQTKILQEDLGQIKLSLRERGRELASQRPPMQERAEEGKGQSKAQRGSLEHLKLILRDKEREVECQQERIQELKEYKDQLEQQLQGLHRKAGETGLLLTQREQEIVVLQRHLQEAAEQGELKERSLQGHLEEAQRALAQRDQELEALQHQQQQALGQEETRKEEASTLQRALEQAHTALKERQGELEDHKEHVRRLQEELAVEGRRVQALEEVVGDLRAESREQEEALLALQQQGAERAQEHEAEVGGLRASLLQAETALKERDLALEALRADGRASQLREETARDWAQALQEALSKAQAAVQEKEQRLLGQAELSRSLETSTATLQAALDSCQAQARQLEEALRRREDEIQDRDLRHQEAVQQLQRALAQRDEELSHQKRQGQLLEQSLARRAREDAIQGKPGPEQEKEEEMRGLRESLRELQLTLAQKEEEILGLREAQQRKNLEDSLHSHTAPPEPSTDFATLGPRLQQELERLQTALRLTEAREIEWREKAQDLALSLAQSKASVSSLQEAAMFLQASVLERDLEQQRLQDELELTRQALEKEQLLSSSSTSRAEQRPREEVSEVEAEPSLGLEERQLWGQRLEYLQQAVAQLEIDRSRLQHHNVQLRATLEQVERERRKLKRESMRVSRTGGLEVKEAAASSPTQQDGRGGQKGSSDDKQMAELQKEVAMLRGQLALERKQRQDYIARSVQTSRELAGLHHSLSHSLLAVAQAPEATVLEAETRKLDESLTQSLTSPGPALLCPSPSTIQAISR
- the CEP250 gene encoding centrosome-associated protein CEP250 isoform X10, giving the protein MWVTELSALLIQARKQNEEYEKMLGALRETVEILETNHAELMEHEASLSKNAQEEKLSLQQVIRDITQVLVMVEEGDSMTQGCGRDSSLELDPSGLSSQFDSQDPDKALTLVRSVVTQRRQAVQDLRQQLSACQEAMSSLRQQHNQWEEEGEALRQRLQKLTGERDTLAGQTSDLQGEVESLSKERELLQKTREELQQQLEVLEQEAWRLRRTNMELQLQGDSVQGEKEEQQEELHLAVRERERLQETLASLEAKQSESLSELIILREALESCHLEGELLRQEQTEVTAALARAEQSVAELSSSENSLKAEVADLRAATIKLSTLNEALALDKVGLNQQLLQLEQENQSVCHRMEATEQARNALQLGLAEAERSREALQEKNTHLEAQLQKAEERGAELQADLRAIQDEKEEIQEKLSEISSSQARHQQETALAQLDQLRQETKRQEEVLAREVQEKETLVRERAALEVRLQAVERDRQDLAEQLLGLSSAKEQLESTLFEAQQQNSLVEVTKGQLEVQIQTVIRAKEVIQGEVRCLKLELDSERNRAEQERETAARRLAQAEQEGQTALQQQKSAHEEEVNRLQEKWEKERSWHQQELDKALESLEKEKMELETRLREQQAEAEAIRTQREEERAEAESALCQMQLETEKERVSLLETLLQTQKELADASQQLERLRQDMKVQKLKEQETTQILQTQLREARGELEQAAQQNRDDLVAVQEECGALLQAKMDLQKRVEELKSQLVSRDDSRRLVEQEVQEKLREAQEYSRIQKELEREKASLIQSLMEKEQRLLVLQEADSVRQQELSSLRQDMQESQEGQKELSTQVELLKQEVKEKEADFLAQEAQLLEELETSQVTEQRLRASLRALEAKAAQVQLRLRSTENQLAALVAEQQPGHQAQAQLASLCSVLQQALGFACESRPELRGGGDSASLWGPEPDQNGTGILLKRGPLLTALSAEAVASALQKLHQDLWKTQQARDDLREQALKLEQRLTDTEAEKSQVCTELQDLQRQLSQNQEEKSKWEGKQISLESELTELHGTVASLQSRLQQAELQGLEAQNERKLLQAAKESLTAQVERLQVSVAEARAQAGATRALEEDLRTARSALKLKSEEAETERERAQALQEQGELKVAQGKALQENLAILAQTLSEREGEVEALRGSIQELEKQREMQKATLEALSLDLKKKSEEVDVQQEQIQELEKCRSLLEDLPLAMQEQEQRLVAQREQIQELEKDRETQRNILEHQLLELEKKAQMIESQKGEIQDLKKQLVTLECLALEREENHHKMECQQKAIEELEGQREMQRVALTHLTLDLEEKSQELQAQSSQIDKLESHSTLLAKELQDKDQELKSQQEQIEELQRQKERLAQDLERRDQDVVLQRERIRVLEDQRTLQTKILQEDLGQIKLSLRERGRELASQRPPMQERAEEGKGQSKAQRGSLEHLKLILRDKEREVECQQERIQELKEYKDQLEQQLQGLHRKAGETGLLLTQREQEIVVLQRHLQEAAEQGELKERSLQGHLEEAQRALAQRDQELEALQHQQQQALGQEETRKEEASTLQRALEQAHTALKERQGELEDHKEHVRRLQEELAVEGRRVQALEEVVGDLRAESREQEEALLALQQQGAERAQEHEAEVGGLRASLLQAETALKERDLALEALRADGRASQLREETARDWAQALQEALSKAQAAVQEKEQRLLGQAELSRSLETSTATLQAALDSCQAQARQLEEALRRREDEIQDRDLRHQEAVQQLQRALAQRDEELSHQKRQGQLLEQSLARRAREDAIQGKPGPEQEKEEEMRGLRESLRELQLTLAQKEEEILGLREAQQRKNLEDSLHSHTAPPEPSTDFATLGPRLQQELERLQTALRLTEAREIEWREKAQDLALSLAQSKASVSSLQEAAMFLQASVLERDLEQQRLQDELELTRQALEKEQLLSSSSTSRAEQRPREEVSEVEAEPSLGLEERQLWGQRLEYLQQAVAQLEIDRSRLQHHNVQLRATLEQVERERRKLKRESMRVSRTGGLEVKEAAASSPTQQDGRGGQKGSSDDKQMAELQKEVAMLRGQLALERKQRQDYIARSVQTSRELAGLHHSLSHSLLAVAQAPEATVLEAETRKLDESLTQSLTSPGPALLCPSPSTIQAISR